A stretch of the Erinaceus europaeus chromosome 23, mEriEur2.1, whole genome shotgun sequence genome encodes the following:
- the LOC132535534 gene encoding basic proline-rich protein-like: PPSPPPSSSSPSPPPSPPPPFPPLPPSPSPPPSPPPSLPLPPSPSPPPPSPPLPPSPPPSPPLPPSPSPPPPSPPLPPSPSPPPPPPSPPPPSPPLPPSPSPPPPSPPPPSPPLPPSPPPSPPPPSPPPPSPPLPPSPSPPPSPPPPSSPPPSSPPPSPPPSPPPSSPPPSPPPPSPPPSSPPPSPPPPSPPPSPPSPPLPPSPPPPPSSPSPPLPLPPPSSSSPSSPPLPPSSSSPPSPPSPSPSPPSPSPPSPPPPSSSSPSPPPSSPPPSSPPPSPPPPSPPSPPPPSSSSPSPSPPPSSPPPSPPLPPSPPLPPSPPPSSPPPPSPPLPPSPSPSPPPSSPLPSPSPPSPSPLPPLPPPSSPSPPLLPPPSPSPSPPSPPPPSPLPPSPPPSPPPPSSSPSPPLLPPPSPSLSPPSPPPPSPLPPSPPPPSPPPPPPSSPPPSSPPPPLPPSPPPPPPHPSSPPPLPPSPPPPPPSSPPPPPP; the protein is encoded by the exons cctccttctcctcctccttcttcctcttctccttctcctcctccttctcctcctcctccttttcctcctcttcctccttctccttctcctcctccttctcctcctccttctcttcctcttcctccttctccttctcctcctcctccttctcctcctcttcctccttctcctcctccttctcctcctcttcctccttctccttctcctcctcctccttctcctcctcttcctccttctccttctcctcctcctcctcctccttctcctcctcctccttctcctcctcttcctccttctccttctcctcctcctccttctcctcctcctccttctcctcctcttcctccttctcctcctccttctcctcctcctccttctcctcctcctccttctcctcctcttcctccttctccttctcctcctccttctcctcctcctccttcttctcctcctccttcttctcctcctccttctcctcctccttctcctcctccttcttctcctcctccttctcctcctcctccttctcctcctccttcttctcctcctccttctcctcctcctccttctcctcctccttctcctccttctcctcctcttcctccttctcctcctcctcctccctcttctccttctcctccccttcctcttcctcctccttcttcctcttctccttcttctcctcctcttcctccttcttcctcttctcctccttctcctccttctccttctccttctcctccttctccttctcctccttctcctcctcctccttcttcctcttctccttctcctcctccttcttctcctcctccttcttctcctcctccttctcctcctcctccttctcctccttctcctcctcctccttcttcctcttctccttctccttctcctcctccttcttctcctcctccttctcctcctcttcctccttctcctcctcttcctccttctcctcctccttcttctcctcctcctccttctcctcctcttcctccttctccttctccttctcctcctccttcttctcctcttccttctccttctcctccttctccttctcctcttcctcctcttcctcctccttcttctccttctcctcctcttcttcctcctccttctccttctccttctcctccttctcctcctcctccttctcctcttcctccttctcctcctccttctcctcctcctccttcttcttctccttctcctcctcttcttcctcctccttctccttctctttctcctccttctcctcctcctccttctcctcttcctccttctcctcctcctccttctcctcctcctcctcctccttcttctcctcctccttcttctcctcctcctcctcttcctccttctcctc ctcctcctcctcctcatccttcttctcctcctcctcttcctccttctcctcctcctcctcctccttcctctcctcctcctcctcctcct